DNA from Acidimicrobiales bacterium:
GGCGTTCATGGCCCACAAGCAGGTCTGTGCCATCGACGAGCTCGGTGCCGATGAGGTCGAGGAGTGCCACCGCACCCAAACCACGTTTCTGCGTGATCACCTCGGCCGGTGGGCCGTCGCCTTCGGTGACCGCCTCGCCATCTCCGCAGCCGACGAACCCTACCGCCTGCTCGGGCGACTGCTCCGGACGTGGATCGAGTTGGACTGCACCTTGCTCGCGGCAACACCCGAGGCCTACCTCGACCGACCCCATCCACCGATCCCACCCGACGACGGGACCTGTGGGTTCGAGGAGGCCGAGTGCAGCGACATCGATCCGATGCCATCGGCGCCGGCCACCCCGGTGTCGATGCCCGGCCGAAGGGGGACATCGCGGTGATCACACGCATTGCAGGAACGTCCACCGCTCGGGCCCGGTCGGTGACCGTGACCCTGGCCCTCGTGGTTGCCGCGACGTTGCAGCTCCTCGGTGCGAACCCCGCGGTGTCGCAGTCGACCGCGGTCGAGGCGATGCAGGTCGACCAGGTCCCCGATCTCGATCCTGGTGGTTCGGTCTGGGATCGGGCTCCAATGGCGGAGGTCGCCCTCAGCGCCCAGAGCACCACCTACCCGTTCGGTGGGAGCGCACTGCCCTCGGTTCGGGTCCAAGCGGTGCACGATGGCGACGCGCTGTTCATCCGCGTGGCGTGGCCCGACCCCACGGCCGACGAGAGCACCGTGGCGAGCGAGGACTTCGCCGACGCGGTGGCCGTTCAGTTCCCCGCAATCGCCGCGTCGACGGCACCGCCGCTGTGCATGGGCCAGGCCGATCAAGGCGTCAACATCTGGCACTGGCGTGCCGACGGCCAGCGGGGGCTACCGAGCTCGGTCGAGGACCTCCATGTCGACGGCTACGTCGACGGCTACCCATCGACCGACGACCTGTACTTCCCTGCCCGGGCGGCCGGCAACCCCAATGCGTTGACCACCCTCGGCCCCGTGCAGGATCTCGTCGCCGTCGGATTCGGGACCCTCGGTCCTGCGACCGACCAGACAGTGACCGGCTCGGGCCGGTGGGACCGCGACGAGTGGGCCGTGGTGTTCACCAGGCCCCTCTCCTCCGCCGATG
Protein-coding regions in this window:
- a CDS encoding ethylbenzene dehydrogenase-related protein yields the protein MITRIAGTSTARARSVTVTLALVVAATLQLLGANPAVSQSTAVEAMQVDQVPDLDPGGSVWDRAPMAEVALSAQSTTYPFGGSALPSVRVQAVHDGDALFIRVAWPDPTADESTVASEDFADAVAVQFPAIAASTAPPLCMGQADQGVNIWHWRADGQRGLPSSVEDLHVDGYVDGYPSTDDLYFPARAAGNPNALTTLGPVQDLVAVGFGTLGPATDQTVTGSGRWDRDEWAVVFTRPLSSADAERPAFDVGSTTDVAVAAWDGAAGDRNGQKAVSAFLRLSISAADLPAAPRSDVALLLIIGATVAGVVAVGLGFTFLLEPRGQRSS